In one Nicotiana sylvestris chromosome 8, ASM39365v2, whole genome shotgun sequence genomic region, the following are encoded:
- the LOC138876020 gene encoding uncharacterized protein, with protein METDYIQYVRKCYQCQVHADMIKVSPNELNATSSPWPFTAWGMDVIGLIDPTASNKHRFILVAIDYFAKWVEVASYRAVTKKVIAYFVKDHIICRFRVPESIVTDTQPISTVI; from the coding sequence atggagacagattacaTCCAGTATGTgcgcaaatgctaccaatgtcaagtgcatgccgacatgataaaagtgtcgccaaatgaactcaatgccacaagctcaccttggccattcaccgcctggggaatggatgtcatcggtctgaTCGATCCCACTGCTTCAAACAAGCATAGATTTattttggtagccattgattatttcgcaaaatgggtagaggttgcatcttacagagctgtaaccaagaaagtcatcgcataCTTTGTCAAAGATCATATCATTTGCCGATtcagagttcccgagtccattgttacaGATACGCAGCCAATCTCGAcggtgatctga